ACTCCGAGCCCAGGCCTAAGTGATACACTCCTTGGACTagatagcattggcattgatgatgagagctataggcttgaagatggtaaccttattttacttgcttttttattattaattattttaattgtttttatgatttcataaatttatttaatttatatttttttatcatttcacagatGTAATTGTGAAACCCAGTATAGTTGCCGATGAATGATGGAATATGGATAAAAATAAGTTGATATCAGAATTAACTTAATCTTTAttggtattaatggtaattaaattttacttttactgtGTTCAATTTTTTGTATCAATATTTGgttacatttattgattgaatacttttttatcttaatttcaggtacttCAAATGACCAAGTACGATACTGCAAAGTGCAAaggatgttttttattttggttgaatcaaaatatttattcttatgaactgtttaatcaaattttgaaataggctgttattcctattattaattgtttaggactttctgaattatgtataataattaattatgcaaTCTAACGTGCTCAAACATATTTGACCTTTTGCATTGAAAATATTGTCCCTAATACTCGTTATaccaagaaaattaattaattaattaattaattatacaatttaaCGTGTTCaagcttttatatatttcaagaaaattgaaaataacaataaaatctatacaaaaatacctcaaattaataaaaactaaagttTCACCTTTCAAGTACTAAACTAGCATCACTATcacattcaaaaaaaaaaagataaatattaatagaGTAGAAAATACTTAATACATATTCAAATtccattcaataaaataattcctatttgtttaattgagaaatactaaacaagaataatttatatataaagtgagagtttttattaaataaggataaaataaatttattagaaGATAAAACGTATCAACCACTACAAGTCGGAATTAAAGTCGGAAGTTGGAATTCTGGCCCCGATCAGAAATCTGACTACCGACAGTAATTGGAATTCCGAATTCCGTTCGGATTTTGAAAGTCGAAATTCTGTTCAAAATTAGAATCGAACTCCGATTCCTCTTGAAATCGGAATCGGAGCTCGATTTCGACTCTGACAAAAGTCAGAATCGGAAGTCGAAATTCCGATTCTGACTCCGTCTGAATCGGAGCACAGCCCTACCTTAAACAGTAGCAAGAACAATAGCACAAGATCATATCTGATTTCCCAAATCCTGAGTCTATGGCTTTAGTCACAAACACATCCTATAACTCTTTCAAAACCAATACCAAATCACCTGCTACTACTAAGAGAGACATGCCATATTGTACCCATTGCCGCATACAGGGCCATACCCTTGAGACTTGTTTTAAAGGAGAGAATCCACAAGTACCTAGCTGTTCCCATTGTAAGCAAACTGGTCATGTAGTTGAAAGGAATTATAAATTGCATGAATGCCCTCCAGGCCATAAATTTTACAAGGGTAAAAATGTTGGACCTTCTGTCAATCAAGTCAGCTTGTCATTAGATTCTAACTAGGAGGAAATTAATGAAAACCAAGTAAGTTTCACCAAAGCACGGCTTTGCTTCAAGTCAAGGATACTGCGACTGCTTGCCCCTTTGTGAACTAGGCTTAGGTTGTCCATCAACCTATCACAATTAAGCCAAAAGCTTCCAAGATCTCTAGTATCCCTCTTGCCCTTTCTTCTTTTGCTCATAAATTTGTTGATCATATTGATATACCTTGGATCATAGACTTaggtgcaacagatcatatgatctgtagtACCACCTTCTTTTCCTCTGTTACAACCAAGGTTTCATATTCTGTTAAGCTTCCAAATGGAACTTCTATCCCTGTTAATCATTTAGGAAATGTGCAAGTCATTTAGGAAATGTGCAAGTCACTGATAACATCCTGCTAAAGGATGCTTTATGTGTGCCTTCCTTttgtttcaatttaattttagttaaaagACTAACAGAATCTCTTTCCTACTGTTTGGTTTTCTTGcctaaccattttttcatccaGGACCTTTCCACCTAGATCACGATTGGGATGGCTGAAGTCAAAGGCAGCTTGTATCATCTTTTGCCAGTGGTTGTTCCTCCAAATGATTTTACAAAAGCTTTATCTTCTTTATCTTTTAATTCCAAACCTTTTGCTACTTCTGTCATGACTAGTAGTAATAGTTCTAACCTTTGGCATTGTAGCCTTGGtcatatttcaaattctagACTAGTCTTGATTGATGATCCAAATGTAAAAGACAATTTCAATGCAAATAAAATCTCTCCTTGTTCAATTTGTCCAATCGCTAAGCAACACAGAAATTCTTTTCCTATCAGCCATCACAAATCTCCTTCCATTTTTCATTTAGTGCATGTGGGGACCATGTTCAATACCTGCTTATGATGAAACCAAGTATTTTCGGACTcttgttgatgatttttcacgAACCACTTGGGTTTATTTACTGCATGCAAAATCATAAACAAGGGCTTGTATTGAATCTTTTTACAACATGACAGCAACTCGATTTGacactaaaataaaaatgattcaaAGTGATAATGGAGCTGAGTTCAAAATGACTAAGTTTTTTAATCAAAAAGGCATCATTCACCAACGCTCTTGTGTTGAGATACCTCAACAAAATAGTATTGTTGAGAGAAAGCATCAACACATTCTCAATGTTGCAAGAGCATTGTGTTTTCAGTCAGGCCTACCCTTACATTTTTGGAATGATTGCATTTTGACAACTTTCTACCTTATTAACTGAACTCCCACCCCTCTTCTTGAAAACAAAACTCCATATGAGATTTTATTCTCCACTAAACCTGCATACCATCACCTCAAAATTTTTGGATGCTTGTGTTTTGGAACTACTTTGTCCCATGGGTGTAAAAAGTTTGATCCAAGAGGCAAAAAATGCATTTTCCTAGGCTATCCTTTCGGAGTTAAGGGATATAAACTACTTGATCTAGAGTCTCATACCACTTTTGTTTCTAGGGATGTTGTTTTTCATGaaggaatttttctttttcttaacaCTCCTGAATCTGATCTTCCCACTTCTATCCCTCAACCTCCACCTGTTTTTACTGCTTCTACAccaaattcatttgatttttcctctttctttcctGCTTCATCACCACCTGATATTGATCCAACTCCAACTAACTCACTTATTGTCCTACCCACGAGTCCACCCTTATGTACTTCTCCTTCAAAACCACATACAGTTGAAATGCCCACAAGTCCATCCTCACATAATTCTCCTTCACCACAACTTGTCACTAATTTTGACATGTTTTCACTTCTCTTCCACCTCATATTTGAAGGTCAACCAAGACTCAAAATGCGCCTACCTACCTACATGACCTCCACTGTCAACAGACTGTTTTGGCTTCAACATCACAATCTCTGGCTTAGGTAAATTCTGTTCCTTCTACTTGTCTATACACTTTACATGATTACTTGACTTATGAACATTTCCCTCCAGCCTTTCAAGCCTTTTCTTCATCACTTTCCACTATTTGTGAGCCAACATCCTATTCTCAAACAGTTAAAGATCCCAACTGGTGCATAGCCATGGATGCTGAGTTGCATGCtttgaaacaaaacaaaacttggGTACTTTCAGATCTTCCCCTTGGTAAAGAACCTATAGCTTGCAAGTATGTGTATAAAATAAAGCGTAACTCCGATGGTAGTATAGAAGGGTTGAAGGCACAATTGGTGGGTAAGGATTACACCCAACAAGAGGGGATTAACTACACTGAGACATTCTCACCCGTGGCTAAGATGGTGACTATTCGTTGTCTTTTGTCTATAGCTACCATTCATGGATGGCATTTACATCAATTCAATGTAAATAATGCCTTCCTTCATGATGACTTAAAGGAAGAAATTTTTATGACCAAACCACCAGGGTATACCCTGGTAATCCTGGCCAAGTTTACAAACTTCAGAAGAGTATttatggcttaaaacaagccTTACGACAGTGGTATGCCAAACTCACTGCTTGTTTGTTAGATTTTGGCTTTTCCCAATCCAATGCAAATTACAGCTTATTTACTAAGGCCATTGACAATTCTTTTACAGCTCTCttagtatatgttgatgatattttgatgaCCACTAATTCTCTTGACTCTATAGCTACACTCAAGGATTTTCTCAATGCTAATTTCAAGATCAAATATTTTGGTCCTCTTCAGTTTTTCCTTGGCATTGAGGTGACTAGAACTTCTAAAGGGATCCATATTTCTCAACACAAGTATGCATTAGAGATCCTTGCAGATTCTGGCACTTTGGGATTTAAACCAGTCAAGGTTCTAATGGACCAAAATTTAAAGCTTAGCAAAGATTCTGGCCTTGAATTGCAGGACCCCTCTACTTATCAAAGACTAGTTGGAAGGCTTCCATACTTGACCATAACTCATCCCAAACTCAATTTTGCAGTTCACACACTCAGCTAGTTTATGTCCAAGCCAACTACTGCACATATGGCTGCTGCTCACAAGGTTTTGAGGTACCTTAATGCAGCTCCTGGTCAAGGACTTTTTCTTGCTGCTCGCAATTAGTTGCATACTGTGACTCTGACTGGGCTTATTGCCCTGACACCCATCAGTCAGTAACAGGCTACTGCATTCTACTTGGAAATTCACTTATTTCATGGAAATATAAAAAGCAAACAGTAGTTTCAAGGTCTTCAGCAGAAGCCAAGTACAGGTCCATGGTAGCAACATGTGCTAAAATCACTTGGCTCAAGTTTTTACTTGTAGATCTTCAAGTTCCCCATCCTCAAGTTGCTCATCTTTTCTGTGATAATCAAGCAGCCATTCACATCACtgcaaatctaatttttcatgaGCATACAAAACATATCAAGTTAGATTGTCATCTAATTTGAGATAAGATCGTGGATGGTTTCATTTCCACCTCTCATGTTTCTAGCCATTTACAACTTGTTGATCTTCTCACCAAGGCTTTACCTTCCACAATTCTTCAATCTCCCTTGCTCAAGATGGGAATAGTAAACTTCTATTCTTCATCTTGTGGGGGGTATTGCAGCATCCTGTTTCTGTTGCTGACAATGCTACAAGTCATTCTGATGAGACAAAGGCTACATGTCATCTTCCTCCAACTACTTGTCGTGTTCATCCAGAAGAAGCCTCTCCTCCTACATGTCGTTCACTCACTCTGAATCAGACGCATAAGGATAGACCAGATTAACTTggaatcttcttttcttttctattttatctcACTTGCTGTGTTGTACAATTGTAATTGGTTCTGTTATTTTCTTGTTAGTATTGGGGTGGCAGATTCTGTTATGGAGGTAGCAATCACTgctgtgtatatattttttggttctttgtacaTTTTCATTCATTCGATTCATGGTGAATAAAGTAGAAATTCCTCttccatcattttccttttctttcactTACACCTTCCAGTACTTTACCTTTATAGCACTACAAGCTAGTGCCATGCACACATTAACatcatttatcaatatatatatatggctataATTTGTAACTAGTCATTTCTTgcgaaaataattattttttgtcaaaatgaaTTAGTTTTCATAACAAATAATCATTCTCATGACAAATAATTGTCACAAatgctcatttttcttgtattatatatatcatgctcTTGGGGCTTTTGATTAATATTCCTTGTCGCCCTTTGTTCTAATGGTAGCTAGTCCTTCCACCCTCAAAGGGGCTGATGAGTAGGTCATGTACTGGGTTCAATGGAATGTGAGTTACTAAACATTAatgaaaaaacaacaataacaattaaaaactaaaataactaCCTGCAACTTTGCACTTCCATCTTCTCTATGTTGTGTAAGTGCCACATACAGTGCTTTGCTGACAACCGTTTTGCCATTCATTTCCAAGAGCtgctaccaaaaaaaaaaaaaagaccggaaacaagagcaaaaaaaacataatcattaattaaccaaaaatacaaaaagaaaaagaaagtacacacaagttggaaacaagagcaaaaggaaaatgattatagtgaaaatgaatgatatttgtCGAGAATATCAACTCACAGCTCGAGACGATTCTTCAGCAGTCGAGAAAGCAACAAATCTCGATCGTCTAATTATACCATTATAGTCACACAAGATCTATATtaaacaaaaagcaagagaCAGAGATCAGCTACAGATACAAAAGAACTGCTCCAACCACATTATTTGCATGTGCATGATGTTGAATTCATTACCAAGACTAGGGATCGATGCACAATTAATACAAACCTTGCATGAAGTAATCGTACCGAATTCTGAGAACAATTCGCTTAGCTTATCATCAGTACTGATGCTATCATCTAggtttttaacaaataaattgagTCCTTTGTTAACATCTACGTTGTCAACCTTCTCCTGCAAGTACTTTTGCTCGATTCCCCCTTTCAAATAAGTCCCTCTTTCAGACTTTTTCTGGGCATTCCCAACATACCACTCCTTAGCTTCAAACTTCTTCCCATTAAGGGCCTCAACAGATCGAGCTGCATCCTCAGAGTCTTCCAAGTTGACAAATTCAAAACACTTGGATTTTCCATCTTCATCTCTCATAACTACAACGCTGGTAATAGTTCCAAAATCACCAAAGACTTCCTTCAGCTCTTCCTCAGTTGTCGATTCAGAAAGATTTTTCACATAGACATTGTTAAATCTGTTCCTATCTGAAGCAGAATCTCTTTCGTACTTACGTAGAAAGGGTCTAACAAAAACTTGTTTGTCCTTCAATAGCATGCCATTCAGCTTTTCAATAGCATTTTTAGCAGAATCTTCAGTATCAATTATCAAATTGTAAGTAACCATATGATCCTTTTAACTGACCCCACAGATCAGTTTCTATCTTGCAAGATAAGATATTCCCAAATGTTGAAAATGTGTCATGCAGTGCTGTGTTGTAAATGGCCTCATCCGAAttcttcataatatatatatatagaatacagACATGATCAGATTGATAAGTCATATTAGAGATAATGAATATACCTATTAAAATTAGCAGGGTGCTAAGTACTGCAACATAACgaccaaattaattaaattataaaatcagAGTACCTTAACAAAGATATTCACTGCCCATCTTTCAAGGCCAtgtgttgcagatggagacaaaatgGTGAACGGTAagccatgcaccgtttgctcCTTTGTTTTATTAGGCACCCACCCCTTAGTTTCTGCAGCAGATTGCTGCACCATAAATgctctgctctcctataaataggagaacTTAAATGTGCAGAATGGAATAGAGTGTGggagaaaaataagaagaaaacagagtgggtgagtagagagtttacaagagagttttttgtaaaaattattttcatagtgaaattacagcagctgtggacgtaggcaattgccgaaccacgttaaatttcatccctcctttatttagaatcgtctctatgtcagaacagctcccaacaactgatatcagagcactggttcgagctgtccaaaaattcaagttgttcaaaattaatttttgacaactccacagtgttcctcgcgtcgagacgaatccgttgccacaaacggaatcgaaaacggaggtcgaacgagcctacacgcgcccctagaagatcggcgcgtgcattTGCTGCAATCCACGCTCCCCCACGCGCTCCGGATgttgaagacgcgtgcaccACACCCGCGCACGCGCCTACACGCGCTCTAGAGGTTGAAGACACGTGAAGGACACGCGCCCACgagcccccacgcgccctagagaGGTTCAGTGCGTGTGTCACACACGCCTCGCTCTCCCCACGCGCACACAGTACTATAGCGCATGTATTACATGCGCCCACGCGTTTGCCCACgcgcactgtgcagcgcgtgtaTCCCACGCGCCAGACAAATTAGGaccgtccatttttcagatctgttttcggctagatctaagccattcggagtccgatttcgacgatcaaatagtgctttccaactatttggatcattccggactcatccatacggtcgaaattttgagattcggcatcagtacattggatctgaaccatccacgtgttgcagatcattttgggctagatcacgccagttggagttccatcgcgatgatcaaatagtgctaacaaactatttggatcattctggactcgtttccagctaattcgagtgtttcggacgcaacggtgatatttgtttgtttaaatttgaactcatttgtaaagttatggctggagaagaagctaaaggtgttggtatcgagaaatttgacggtacagactttgcctactggagaatgcagatagaggattatctctatgggaagaaactacatcttccactcctaggaagaaagccagatgacatgagcaatgaagattggagtttccttgatagacaagtgttgggagtcattcgactaacactgtcaagatcagttgcacacaatgtgggaaaggaaaagaccacggcagatttgatgaaagctctatcagacatgtacgagcagccatcagccaataacaaagtgcatttgatgtacaagctattctacttgagaatggcagaaggaactccagttattcagcatctgaatgagttcaacaccatcatcaatcaattagcttcagtggggattgaatttgatgatgaagtacgtgcactgattgctctagctcagttgccaaaaagctgggaggccatgagaacagctgttagcaattcttatggtaaaacaaagatgaagtatcaagatatccgggaccatattcttagcgaggaagttcgcagaagagatacaggagaagcatcaatttccaattctgccttaaacctcgagacgagaggtagaggaactagtagaagttcaaatcggagcaggtcaaagtcccgaagaggcagaagtaaatctaggtccggaaaacaagtacagtgctggaattgtggcaagattggccacttcaaaaataattgcaatgaggcaaagaagaagaatgagcatgactctgctaaTGCCACAACAAAAGATCTCTgagatgccttactcctttcagtcgacaaccaaattgaatcttgggtgttagattcaggagtctcgttccacactacagcacaccgagaaatcatgcagaattatgtcactggtgatttcgagaaggtgtacttagcagatggtaaagcgttggaaatcgaaggcatgag
This genomic interval from Carya illinoinensis cultivar Pawnee chromosome 2, C.illinoinensisPawnee_v1, whole genome shotgun sequence contains the following:
- the LOC122301591 gene encoding polyadenylate-binding protein 8-like, which translates into the protein MAQVHDDQEDQAVQPPVSNGVVSKGVDRPYQRTFLYVENLDQNVFDAHLYDLFMHVGMLDSVWVEVRRSLGYGYVKYNDNQDALRAFATLNDTPLLGKRIRIMYYHGVGSYSAKNAIEKLNGMLLKDKQVFVRPFLRKYERDSASDRNRFNNVYVKNLSESTTEEELKEVFGDFGTITSVVVMRDEDGKSKCFEFVNLEDSEDAARSVEALNGKKFEAKEWYVGNAQKKSERGTYLKGGIEQKYLQEKVDNVDVNKGLNLFVKNLDDSISTDDKLSELFSEFGTITSCKILCDYNGIIRRSRFVAFSTAEESSRALLEMNGKTVVSKALYVALTQHREDGSAKLQVVILVFNCYCCFFINV